A window from Tissierellales bacterium encodes these proteins:
- a CDS encoding ClC family H(+)/Cl(-) exchange transporter: protein MAELGEKSSVIENQENRDNTYSTLKHWQNFKVRLIVEGIGVGVATGLVVVLYRFLLDLVGSRVGDFINYQREHPMWIIAGAVLLFIVAKSVKWLMEMEPLIKGSGIPQVEGYLLRQIDLPWYRVLVAKFVGGLMSIGAGLSLGREGPSIQLGAAIGKGASKIFKCKKIETKFLITGGASAGLAAAFNAPLAGVMFALEELHKNFSPVVLLTALVSAVCGDFVSKQFFGTHPVFDFSGLEQLPLKYYMYVLFLGAIVGVFGAIYNKTLIKTQKWYGKMNTKFSRYKFYIPFALAGILAFVLPEVLRGGHHLVEGMVKWQFGIKMLIVLLVAKFIFSMLSYGSGAPGGIFLPLLVIGAITGTLFGQVLVTYGLLPEQYVQNMVILAMAAYFTAIVRAPITGCLLISEMTGSFQHFLAIAMACVVAYLIADAFKTEPIYESLLDQLLKNRGLTFKASSRIKSLIETTVRLGSSLDGSRVKDVKWPCDALIVGIQRGHKEIIPNGKTEILAGDCLIVLTNEDAATCVQIGLSKLAEDCQKVASKEWQ, encoded by the coding sequence GTGGCTGAATTAGGAGAAAAATCTTCAGTAATAGAGAATCAGGAAAATCGTGATAATACCTACTCTACACTAAAGCATTGGCAAAATTTTAAAGTGCGATTGATAGTAGAGGGAATTGGTGTAGGAGTGGCGACGGGTCTTGTCGTGGTTTTATACCGATTTTTACTAGACTTAGTAGGAAGTAGAGTTGGAGATTTTATTAACTATCAAAGAGAGCACCCTATGTGGATTATAGCAGGCGCAGTACTGCTTTTCATAGTGGCGAAATCTGTAAAATGGCTCATGGAAATGGAACCGCTTATAAAGGGATCGGGCATTCCGCAGGTAGAAGGGTATTTGCTAAGACAGATAGATCTTCCGTGGTATCGAGTTCTTGTGGCGAAGTTTGTGGGAGGTCTTATGTCTATTGGAGCTGGTCTTTCACTTGGTAGAGAAGGTCCATCTATACAGCTTGGAGCAGCTATAGGTAAGGGGGCTTCTAAGATATTCAAGTGTAAAAAAATTGAGACAAAATTTTTGATTACAGGTGGAGCTAGTGCTGGTCTTGCAGCTGCATTTAATGCACCACTTGCAGGTGTTATGTTTGCACTAGAAGAACTTCACAAAAATTTCTCGCCAGTAGTACTACTAACTGCACTAGTATCAGCAGTATGTGGAGATTTTGTTTCAAAACAATTTTTTGGAACTCACCCAGTTTTTGATTTTAGTGGGCTCGAACAATTACCGTTAAAGTACTATATGTATGTATTGTTTTTAGGGGCAATCGTAGGAGTTTTTGGAGCTATATACAATAAGACTCTTATTAAGACGCAAAAGTGGTATGGAAAGATGAACACTAAGTTTTCAAGATATAAGTTTTATATTCCATTTGCACTTGCAGGAATATTGGCATTTGTATTGCCAGAAGTATTAAGAGGAGGACATCATCTAGTTGAGGGGATGGTTAAGTGGCAATTTGGAATAAAGATGCTAATCGTGCTATTGGTTGCAAAGTTTATATTTAGTATGCTTAGTTATGGATCGGGAGCTCCGGGAGGTATATTTTTGCCATTGTTAGTAATAGGAGCTATAACAGGGACATTATTTGGGCAAGTGCTAGTTACATATGGGCTTTTGCCAGAGCAATATGTTCAAAATATGGTGATATTAGCCATGGCAGCATATTTTACAGCTATAGTTAGAGCGCCAATAACAGGCTGTCTTCTCATAAGTGAGATGACTGGTTCATTTCAACATTTTTTGGCAATAGCCATGGCATGTGTTGTAGCTTATTTAATTGCAGATGCATTTAAGACAGAACCTATATACGAATCATTATTAGATCAATTACTGAAAAATAGAGGACTGACATTTAAGGCAAGTTCTAGGATCAAATCACTTATTGAAACTACAGTGCGTTTGGGATCTAGCTTAGATGGAAGCCGAGTAAAGGATGTGAAGTGGCCTTGTGATGCGCTTATAGTTGGAATACAGCGAGGGCACAAAGAGATTATTCCAAATGGTAAGACGGAGATACTTGCAGGAGATTGTCTTATAGTACTGACTAATGAAGATGCGGCAACTTGTGTGCAAATAGGGCTTTCTAAATTAGCTGAGGATTGCCAGAAAGTAGCATCTAAAGAATGGCAGTGA
- a CDS encoding ABC transporter permease has protein sequence MKIFVRMFRHMIFSLLVLSFVVFCFSRLAPGDPLRAYYGDGLQKMNTEQMLDARHRLGLDKPIYLQYGYWLKSAIHGDFGISLKYKEPAVDVINDFLPNTFLLGGLGFVLIVIGSLTIGVYCIFYEGRWVDRFICYIGTITSSIPPFWLALMFLFLFSVKWKLLPSSGAYDLGKSNDLANRLEHIILPLLTLAVSHIWYYAYMVRNKLSTEVREEYVRLSKSKGMSKKKTLFVHCLKNIMPTFLSLMALSLPHLLGGTYVIETVFNYPGLGLLSFESAKYHDYNMLMVLTLMTGFVVIAANDLAIALQGIIDPRMKNGGDFK, from the coding sequence ATGAAGATTTTTGTCAGAATGTTTCGCCATATGATATTTTCTCTATTGGTATTGTCCTTTGTAGTGTTTTGCTTTTCGAGACTGGCGCCAGGAGATCCTCTTAGGGCATATTATGGAGATGGACTTCAAAAAATGAATACAGAGCAGATGCTAGATGCGAGACATAGATTAGGTCTTGATAAACCTATTTATTTACAATACGGATATTGGCTAAAATCAGCGATACATGGTGATTTTGGAATATCACTAAAATACAAAGAACCCGCAGTTGATGTTATAAATGATTTTCTGCCCAATACATTTCTTTTGGGTGGACTTGGATTTGTATTAATTGTTATAGGATCATTGACGATAGGAGTCTATTGTATATTTTATGAGGGCAGATGGGTGGATAGATTTATCTGTTATATAGGTACGATTACATCTAGTATACCTCCATTTTGGCTTGCACTTATGTTTTTGTTTCTATTTAGTGTGAAGTGGAAATTGTTGCCATCAAGCGGGGCTTATGATTTGGGCAAATCAAATGATTTGGCTAATAGACTAGAGCATATTATATTACCACTTTTGACATTAGCGGTGAGTCATATCTGGTACTATGCATATATGGTCAGAAATAAGCTATCAACTGAAGTTAGAGAAGAGTATGTCAGACTTTCTAAATCAAAGGGAATGAGCAAGAAAAAGACTTTATTTGTTCACTGCCTGAAAAATATAATGCCAACATTTTTGAGTTTGATGGCATTATCGTTACCTCATTTATTAGGAGGAACATATGTTATCGAGACGGTATTTAATTACCCAGGGCTTGGACTGTTAAGCTTCGAGAGTGCAAAATACCATGATTACAATATGCTGATGGTACTTACACTTATGACTGGATTTGTAGTTATAGCTGCAAACGATTTAGCTATAGCGCTTCAAGGAATAATAGACCCTAGGATGAAAAATGGGGGTGATTTCAAATGA
- a CDS encoding ABC transporter permease, with product MMDSEYKIRQKEDFVIMKKGQSSFESSKKFMPHSKKRRCPYFTVGLLIVIILACMFCEIWMPYNPTEMNLKEVYSSPSVRHLFGTDSMGRDLLCMIGYGGRISLFIGIVATIISSSIGIVYGTINAFASNRVDRIMRRFIEIILSMPSILMIVFLQGMLGTKTPLSIAIVIGVSRWMPIAQIVRSEVKKLKQMEYVLAARVMGSSFLRVLLKHLIPNFMPAIMFMIISEIGLSIGLESTLSFLGLGLPLETLSWGSLLALSQKSVLQNHWWMIVIPGIFLVLTLCAMTRLGHVMQKGNSQRCSHL from the coding sequence ATGATGGATAGTGAATACAAAATTAGGCAGAAAGAAGATTTTGTAATTATGAAAAAGGGGCAGTCATCATTTGAGAGTTCCAAAAAATTTATGCCTCATTCTAAAAAACGTAGGTGTCCTTATTTCACTGTGGGATTGCTTATAGTTATAATTTTAGCGTGCATGTTTTGTGAGATATGGATGCCATATAATCCAACAGAAATGAATTTAAAAGAGGTTTATAGTTCGCCTAGCGTGAGGCACTTATTTGGAACAGATTCTATGGGAAGGGATTTACTCTGTATGATAGGTTATGGAGGGAGAATTTCTCTCTTTATAGGTATAGTTGCAACTATTATATCTAGTAGCATAGGCATTGTGTATGGAACTATAAATGCATTTGCATCGAATAGAGTTGATAGAATTATGAGAAGATTTATAGAGATAATCTTGAGTATGCCATCTATACTTATGATAGTGTTTTTGCAGGGCATGCTGGGGACGAAAACGCCACTTTCGATTGCAATAGTTATAGGTGTAAGTAGATGGATGCCTATAGCACAAATTGTAAGAAGTGAAGTGAAGAAGTTAAAGCAAATGGAATATGTATTAGCTGCTAGAGTTATGGGAAGTTCGTTTCTTAGAGTTTTATTAAAGCATTTGATTCCTAATTTTATGCCAGCTATCATGTTTATGATTATAAGCGAAATTGGATTATCGATAGGACTCGAATCAACTCTTAGTTTTTTGGGGCTGGGATTGCCACTTGAAACATTGTCTTGGGGAAGTTTACTCGCACTTTCTCAGAAATCTGTACTTCAAAATCATTGGTGGATGATTGTAATACCAGGAATATTTCTAGTTCTAACGCTTTGTGCTATGACTAGGCTAGGTCATGTGATGCAAAAGGGAAATAGTCAGAGATGTTCACATCTATAA
- a CDS encoding ABC transporter substrate-binding protein, whose product MNKLKKLMGILFMTAILVSGCQSETQSPSVENNTKQEVSTENTLIYGSKDYTSINPALYEHGEINALIFSGLLQHDKNNDLVPDLAKSWSYDSDAMTYSFELRDDVKWHDGIAFTADDVKFTLEAILNPENGSEIVSNYEDISDIRVNSDTSIDIVLSTPNVAMADYLTIGVLPKHILENEDLATAEFNQKPIGTGPFELTAWDRGQAIVLSKNEDFYEGAPKLDQVMFKIVPDDNIRAMQLEAGELDFAQVTPKSAKAMEVNENLVFYDMKTADYRGIMYNFNAPLFKNHPGITNALSYAIDRNAILETVLLGKGEVAYSPLQKGEFNNPDIEKFEYNPQRAMDLLEADEWIKNDDGIYEKDGDKLEFEINCMEGDQVRADMAMIAAENLKAIGVNAKVSVKSDIDWDNQDAFLIGWGSPFDPDDHTYKVFGTAKGANYQYYSNESADIYLKKARETEDIDERKGYYAEFQHAMTEKMPYTFMVYIDAIYGSNNSIKGISETTLLGHHGVGVFWNIEEWEKIDK is encoded by the coding sequence ATGAATAAATTAAAAAAATTAATGGGGATATTGTTCATGACAGCAATACTTGTATCGGGCTGTCAATCAGAGACACAATCACCTTCGGTAGAGAATAATACGAAGCAGGAGGTATCTACTGAAAATACGCTTATATACGGTAGTAAGGATTATACGAGTATAAATCCAGCGCTCTACGAACATGGAGAGATAAATGCTCTCATATTTAGTGGTTTACTCCAACACGATAAAAACAATGATTTAGTGCCGGATTTGGCTAAGTCATGGAGCTATGATTCCGATGCTATGACATATAGTTTTGAACTTAGAGATGATGTGAAGTGGCATGATGGGATAGCATTTACAGCAGATGATGTGAAATTTACATTGGAAGCTATATTGAATCCAGAAAATGGATCAGAAATAGTTTCAAATTATGAGGATATAAGTGATATAAGAGTAAATAGTGATACGTCTATAGACATAGTACTCAGCACACCAAATGTTGCTATGGCTGATTATTTGACTATAGGGGTACTTCCAAAGCATATTCTTGAAAATGAGGATTTAGCTACAGCAGAGTTTAATCAAAAACCAATAGGTACAGGTCCTTTTGAATTAACTGCATGGGATAGAGGACAAGCTATAGTTCTTTCAAAAAATGAAGATTTTTATGAGGGAGCACCGAAATTAGATCAGGTTATGTTCAAAATAGTTCCAGATGATAATATCAGAGCTATGCAGCTTGAAGCTGGAGAACTTGATTTTGCACAGGTTACACCAAAATCAGCGAAGGCAATGGAAGTTAATGAGAATCTGGTATTTTATGATATGAAGACAGCTGATTATAGGGGTATAATGTATAATTTTAATGCGCCGTTGTTTAAAAATCATCCAGGAATTACAAATGCACTTAGCTATGCTATAGATAGAAACGCCATATTAGAAACAGTGCTTTTAGGAAAAGGTGAAGTAGCTTATTCACCACTTCAAAAGGGTGAATTTAATAATCCAGATATAGAGAAATTTGAATACAATCCTCAAAGAGCGATGGACCTTTTAGAAGCGGATGAATGGATAAAGAATGATGATGGAATTTATGAAAAAGATGGTGATAAGCTTGAATTTGAAATAAATTGCATGGAAGGCGATCAAGTTAGGGCTGATATGGCTATGATAGCTGCAGAAAATTTAAAAGCTATAGGAGTGAATGCTAAAGTTTCGGTAAAATCAGATATAGACTGGGACAATCAGGATGCATTTTTGATAGGTTGGGGTAGTCCATTTGATCCAGATGATCATACGTATAAGGTTTTTGGTACAGCTAAGGGAGCTAATTACCAATATTACTCTAATGAGAGTGCTGATATCTATCTAAAAAAAGCTAGAGAAACAGAAGATATAGATGAGAGGAAAGGGTACTATGCAGAGTTTCAGCATGCTATGACAGAGAAAATGCCATATACATTTATGGTTTATATTGATGCTATCTACGGATCAAATAATAGTATAAAGGGTATTTCTGAAACTACACTTTTGGGACATCATGGTGTAGGTGTGTTTTGGAATATTGAAGAGTGGGAAAAAATTGATAAGTAA